Part of the Actinomycetota bacterium genome, TCCGCCCGGAGCCGTTCGGGATGCCGCACCACGCGAACGGCCCCCAGCGCGCACAGGATCGCGAACGCGACCACGGCGATCACGAACAGCGCCACCGAGAGCCCTGGCATGCCCAGCAGCAGCGCTCCCGACGACAGCGACCCGGTCCCCATGACCATGGCGGGGTAGATCGGGTGCAGCTCGGACGGGCGGAGGCCGGCCAGATGCGGCCCGGGCCGGCGGGCTGCCCGAACGGCGTCCACGTCCCGGAGCGAGATCAACGGAGCGGCGCGCGGCTTCAACCGAGGCGGAGGTCTTCACCCATGGGCGTGTTGCCCGAGGATCGTCGCCACGACCGCCGAGAAGTCGAGATCGCCCGCTCCCGCTTCGGCCGCCTCGTCCAGCCAAGCTCGGGAGGCGTCCGCCAGCTTCAGGTCCCGACCCGCACCGCTCGCCGCCTCGGTCACGAGCAGCATGTCCTTGAGCGCGAGGCTCAGCTTGAAGCTGGGCGGGTAGGTGTCGGACTCGATGTTGGCCCGCTTGGCCCTTACGGTCGGACCGACCGGGGAATCGGCGAGGACGTCGAGGACGACCGTGTGATCGAGCCCGAAGATCTCGCCGAGGGACAGCGCCTCCCCGACGGCCGCGATCGCAGCACCCAGGGCAGAGTTCGTGACCATCTTCGCGGCGGCGCCCGCGCCAGGTCCGCCGACGTGGCGCACCGTCCCGAGCGATTCCAAGATCTCCCGGACGCGCTCGAACGCCTCATCGGTGGCCCCGACGAAGATGTCGAGCTTGCCGCCGCTCGCCTCCGGAACGCTCCCGCGGACAGGGGAGTCGACGACGATCACGCCGTCGGGCACTCGTTCGCGCACGGACCGGATCTCTTCGGGACCGACGGTGGACATGTCCATCAGCACCTGTCCGGGGCCGAGAGCCCGGGCAAGGCCTCCCTCGAACAGGACCCGCTCGAGGGCCTGGGGGTTGGCAAGCATGGTGATCACGACATCGACCCCGACAGCCGCCTCGGCGGGCGAGGTCGCCGCCACGGCGCTGCGGTCGACGAGGGCCTTCGTCTTCTCATCCCTGCGATCCCACACCGTGAGATCGTGACCGGCCTCCAGCAGACGGGTCGCCATCGGCGTCCCCATCATGCCGAGGCCGAGGAAGGCGATCTTGGTCATCTCGTGACTCCTTCCTGTGTCGGCATGCCCTCGGGGTGAGGTCCCCATACCGGCGCCGCGTCGGCGAGCACCGCGTCGATGGCCGCGAGATCCTCCGGTGCAAGCTCGATGTCCGCGGCGGCGGCCGACTCCTCGACGTGGACCGGTCGCCGCGCCCCGATGATGGTCACCTGCACGGCCGGCTGCGCGAGGGTCCATGCAATCGCGAGCTGCGGCAGGGTGATGCCGCGCTGCTCCGCGACCGTCTTCAGCCGCTCGACGACGGCGAGATTGCGACGGAAGGTCTCGCCGGCGAAGTCCGGGCTCTTGGCCCGCCAGTCGTCCCCGGCGAACCTCGTCTCTGCTGTCATGGTCCCCGTGAGCAACCCGTGCGCCATCGACCCGTAGACGAGCACCCCGATGTCGTGATCCATGGCGTAGGGCAGGATCTCGTCCTCGATCTCGCGACGGAACAGGTGATACGGAGGCTGCAAGGTCTCGACCCTGCTGAAGCGAGCGAGCTCTTCCATCTGCTTCACGTCGTAGTTCGAGACGCCGGCGTGGCGGATCTTGCCATCCCGCACCAGGTCCTCCAGTGCCCCGGCGGTCTCCTCGGCGGGTGTGTGCTCGTCGGGCCAGTGGACCTGGTACAGGTCGATGTAGTCCGTACCGAGGTTCCGCAGGCTCGATTCGACGCCCTCGCGCAACCACCGGCCGCTCGCATCTCGGAGAAGCTGGCCTCCCTCCATTCTGAGGCCGCCCTTCGTGGCGACGAGCACGTCCTCCCGCCGCGCCCGGCCCCAAAGAGCGTCACCGAGGAGGCGTTCGGCCACCCCGAAGCCGTAGCCCTGCGCGGTGTCGAAGAGGGTGATCCCGAGCTCGACCGCCCGGCCGATCGTGGCCTTGGCCTCGTCCGTGTCGAATCGACCCCACTCCCCACCGAAGGACCAGGTCCCGAAGGCGATCGGTGAGACCTGGAGCTCGGTCTTGCCCAGACGAACCCGTTCCATCGTTGGCCTCCTTCCT contains:
- a CDS encoding NAD(P)-dependent oxidoreductase, producing MTKIAFLGLGMMGTPMATRLLEAGHDLTVWDRRDEKTKALVDRSAVAATSPAEAAVGVDVVITMLANPQALERVLFEGGLARALGPGQVLMDMSTVGPEEIRSVRERVPDGVIVVDSPVRGSVPEASGGKLDIFVGATDEAFERVREILESLGTVRHVGGPGAGAAAKMVTNSALGAAIAAVGEALSLGEIFGLDHTVVLDVLADSPVGPTVRAKRANIESDTYPPSFKLSLALKDMLLVTEAASGAGRDLKLADASRAWLDEAAEAGAGDLDFSAVVATILGQHAHG
- a CDS encoding aldo/keto reductase — translated: MERVRLGKTELQVSPIAFGTWSFGGEWGRFDTDEAKATIGRAVELGITLFDTAQGYGFGVAERLLGDALWGRARREDVLVATKGGLRMEGGQLLRDASGRWLREGVESSLRNLGTDYIDLYQVHWPDEHTPAEETAGALEDLVRDGKIRHAGVSNYDVKQMEELARFSRVETLQPPYHLFRREIEDEILPYAMDHDIGVLVYGSMAHGLLTGTMTAETRFAGDDWRAKSPDFAGETFRRNLAVVERLKTVAEQRGITLPQLAIAWTLAQPAVQVTIIGARRPVHVEESAAAADIELAPEDLAAIDAVLADAAPVWGPHPEGMPTQEGVTR